The Candidatus Omnitrophota bacterium genome contains the following window.
CCCACAAGGACCTGGCCCGCAAGATTGAGGACCTGGAGCGGAAATTCGGCGACCATGATGCCAAAATCATCCACCTGTTCAATGAGATTCGCCGGTTGATGGCCACTTCTGAGCCGCTGGATAATTACAAAAGGACAAAGGTAGGTTTTGTGGTGAATTAAGAAACGCTTTTGCAAGTGGGCGGGTTTTCTGTATAATGCACCCATGATTTCTCTCGGCGTCATCGGTTGCGGTCATTGGGGACCCAACCATGTCCGTGTTTTTTCCCAGTTGACGGCCTCGCGTGTCGTCCGGTGCGCAGACCCCGACGAAAAACGCCTGGCATTCGTCCGCGCGCTTTTTCCCGCTGTTGAAACCACGACGGACTATACGCGGATCCTCAAAGATCCCGGCGTTGACGCGGTGGTCATTGCCGCGCCCACTGATCTGCATTTTAAATTGACCAGGGAGGCGCTGGAGGCGGGCAAGCATGTCCTTTGCGAAAAACCCCTGTCGCTTGACCCAGATGAGTGTCTTAAGCTGGGCGATCTGGCCCGCAAGCAGGGCAAGGTCCTGATGGCCGGGCATGTTTTTGTTTTCAACCGGGGCATTGTCAAGATGCGCGAGTACATCCAGGGCGGAGAATTAGGGGCATTGCATTACGCCCATAGCGAGCGCACCAATCTGGGCCCGTTCCGTTACGACGTCAATGCCTTGTGGGACCTGGCCCCGCACGACATTTCCATTTTCAATTACCTGTTTGACAGTTGTCCGGTGAGCGTTTCGGCCCGCGGGCATAAATGCCTGGGCAAGGTCCTGGAAGACCTGGCCTTTGCCACCCTTGATTATCCCAATGATGTCATGGTCAATATCCATGTCAGCTGGCTTGACCCCAGGAAGGTGCGCCAGATCACCATCGTCGGCGCCCAGAAAATGGTGTCCTGGGACGACCTGGACAACGACGGGTCCATCAAACTTTACGACAAGCACGTTGAGAAAACATCCGTTTATTACGAGACCTATGGCGAGTTCCAGCTGTTGTCCCGTGAGGGGAACGTCACCATCCCCAAGATCGGTTTCCACGAGCCGCTCAAGGACCAGGCGCAGTATTTTATCGACTGTGTTGTCAAAAACGTCCCGCCGGTTTTGGCGGATGCCCAAAGGGCTTATGATGTTGTGCGCACCCTGTGCGCCATCCAGGAGTCCATGGACCGCAAAGGCGAATTGGTCAAACTATGAATTATTTTAAGCACGAAAAAGCATT
Protein-coding sequences here:
- a CDS encoding Gfo/Idh/MocA family oxidoreductase, which gives rise to MISLGVIGCGHWGPNHVRVFSQLTASRVVRCADPDEKRLAFVRALFPAVETTTDYTRILKDPGVDAVVIAAPTDLHFKLTREALEAGKHVLCEKPLSLDPDECLKLGDLARKQGKVLMAGHVFVFNRGIVKMREYIQGGELGALHYAHSERTNLGPFRYDVNALWDLAPHDISIFNYLFDSCPVSVSARGHKCLGKVLEDLAFATLDYPNDVMVNIHVSWLDPRKVRQITIVGAQKMVSWDDLDNDGSIKLYDKHVEKTSVYYETYGEFQLLSREGNVTIPKIGFHEPLKDQAQYFIDCVVKNVPPVLADAQRAYDVVRTLCAIQESMDRKGELVKL